One region of Armigeres subalbatus isolate Guangzhou_Male chromosome 3, GZ_Asu_2, whole genome shotgun sequence genomic DNA includes:
- the LOC134227066 gene encoding ras guanine nucleotide exchange factor V, translating to MSTSKLRGKSAIHINDSVINTNPNNSHNTLLKIESVVPKLTTRGNNSNNFTHSSRLKTFHRSHSTLSTSYLKKVGEKRVFVPREAAGDRGRESPRDQQRNEPQPDGSVLIQNGVTTIKRSEKDRDKHPDRVNLDRKGLSSIPIIDDEPNLRLLSLQHNLINTFHIPAETDTNNNETKASTLSPSSMQNSPKTSPTELQTSGTNNTSNITAKDSPSSSPTSITAATANNTQYSTNRNPKQLLRQKSTSRSQLYLNSNNLNYLAGKVTLSAKPLNGQPPACATSPTNAFLQKPSSILLSAQHRNMLKRSNSFISNAALFPSPAAHQQQPANVIKLKSKLLLAPSFSIDNLNSANETTAVHESTTNNSNNNSGKTTPTNAPPPANGVNHFANPQTHISPILSAAEPKYNLQNLVFLDLYDNQIEKISCLDGLKCLTVLLLGKNRITDISGLTSLRQTLRVLDLHGNKISTISSKINQLQELKSLNLAGNQLRQIHSNDFNGLVNLKELNLKRNRIKKIHGFDDLRSLERLWLCHNDLQCVEDMAAIAKAINLKEVTIENNPVSLAGDCVSFLVSYLPGLVSLSQMQITEQVRRAASAWRKNKELSDMNYSNLSTDVCQSIRREEIISNARTNWELLRSQQSTACRNVQRTAIVAKDVEMDLNNSNLSDINRNGKPKKQPANTNGNTTVNNQRTPRVATKKPPPCKKLVRSSSQDNSGSQLSEQGGEDYFRLPPILAPFLEQSPPTIASTNKIESSESSSGQNHDSSVSSVLSSDNEELNVKEIEKDVEIDNPAVDEIIQAPSKTIESSSIIEQSNEHHIKPQENGNNNSDSGRGTSETSSSTNLLDELNNDKVSTLSTVSNKTTSDSIITTSSISENDSNRATISQKPKPVGPMKRHGMGTLVRTNTTRSNTVMNNVNSLANTSNLASSPTVNSNSSITGAPSVPINITTNSNYVPPSKSKLNEREREQGGDYLIEICGRYLNVYGMGALRFIDKQWNMTKASDVHTVKFSYINFNSITAILCRIKIRFVNAENFIFRETNITCLGQINALAESQGIASLTIDPEGNPITSKPWRNYAIYRLSHWGLKQINSIEITEEEVQEAENMYAGLSDLVLWSLPEGLLQPLLQRLRLEETAHATKMTAKEWLMQADSSLKNIVGKEALQWKKHSTSQDDAVMRAKGKAYFARMLDNTCNAVDKLQQLEHTWPTLLMELIRNTLIDYSQIDVYVRNMMLDLLK from the coding sequence ATGAGTACATCCAAACTTCGTGGGAAATCAGCAATTCATATCAATGATAGCGTAATCAACACTAATCCAAATAATTCGCATAATACATTGCTCAAAATCGAATCCGTTGTGCCAAAATTGACAACTCGCGGaaataattcgaataatttcacCCACTCATCTCGATTGAAGACTTTTCATCGATCTCACAGTACGCTAAGCACATcttatttgaaaaaagtcggTGAAAAACGAGTATTCGTACCACGAGAAGCAGCAGGTGACCGTGGCAGGGAGTCACCAAGGGACCAACAACGAAATGAACCGCAACCGGATGGTTCCGTACTGATTCAAAATGGAGTTACTACCATAAAACGTTCGGAAAAGGACCGGGATAAGCATCCTGATCGTGTCAACCTTGATCGCAAAGGCCTCAGTTCGATTCCCATTATAGACGATGAGCCAAACCTTAGGCTTTTATCACTTCAGCATAACCTCATCAATACCTTTCATATACCCGCAGAAACTGATACTAACAACAATGAAACAAAAGCATCCACATTATCGCCATCCTCGATGCAAAACTCACCCAAGACGTCCCCTACCGAGTTACAGACGAGCGGTACGAATAATACCAGCAACATTACAGCTAAAGATAGCCCCTCCTCCAGTCCTACCAGCATCACTGCCGCAACAGCTAACAATACTCAGTACAGTACCAATCGTAATCCGAAACAACTCCTACGGCAGAAATCCACCTCGCGCAGTCAGCTGTATCTGAACAGTAATAATCTGAACTACTTAGCCGGCAAAGTTACCTTAAGCGCTAAACCCCTCAACGGACAGCCCCCAGCATGTGCCACAAGTCCTACCAACGCGTTTCTCCAGAAACCCTCTTCCATTTTGCTGAGCGCTCAACATCGCAACATGCTGAAGAGATCCAATAGTTTCATAAGTAATGCCGCCTTATTCCCTTCGCCTGCAGCACACCAGCAGCAACCTGCAAACGTGATCAAGCTAAAAAGTAAACTGCTTCTTGCGCCTTCCTTTAGCATCGATAACCTAAATAGCGCCAACGAAACGACTGCCGTCCATGAATCCACCACAAACAACAGTAACAACAACAGTGGTAAAACAACGCCTACCAATGCACCTCCTCCAGCGAACGGGGTAAACCACTTTGCCAATCCACAGACACACATTTCACCAATACTTTCAGCAGCAGAACCTAAATACAACCTACAAAATCTGGTTTTCCTTGATCTGTACGACAACCAGATCGAGAAAATATCCTGTCTCGATGGCCTTAAATGTCTCACTGTACTACTTCTGGGCAAAAATCGAATCACCGATATCAGCGGACTCACATCGTTGCGCCAAACCCTTCGAGTGTTGGACCTTCATGGCAACAAAATATCCACCATTTCGTCAAAAATTAATCAACTCCAAGAACTAAAATCCCTAAACCTAGCCGGTAACCAACTCCGTCAGATCCATAGCAATGACTTCAACGGGCTAGTAAATCTGAAAGAGCTCAATCTGAAGCGGAACCGTATCAAGAAGATCCACGGATTCGATGACCTGCGGAGTCTCGAACGACTATGGCTTTGCCATAATGACCTGCAGTGCGTAGAAGACATGGCTGCCATTGCCAAAGCAATCAATCTCAAGGAGGTCACCATCGAAAACAATCCTGTTTCATTAGCCGGAGACTGTGTATCGTTTTTGGTGAGTTACCTACCCGGTTTGGTATCGCTCAGTCAAATGCAAATTACGGAACAGGTACGTCGAGCCGCCTCCGCATGGCGTAAGAACAAAGAACTATCCGACATGAACTATTCAAATCTTTCGACGGACGTATGTCAAAGCATAAGACGGGAGGAAATCATTTCTAACGCGCGCACGAACTGGGAATTGCTGAGGTCACAACAATCAACCGCGTGCCGGAATGTTCAACGCACAGCAATAGTCGCTAAAGATGTCGAGATGGATCTGAATAACAGTAATCTTTCGGACATTAATCGGAATGGCAAACCTAAAAAACAACCAGCCAATACTAACGGTAATACAACAGTCAACAATCAGCGAACTCCAAGGGTAGCGACGAAAAAGCCGCCTCCATGCAAAAAACTCGTACGTTCATCATCACAGGATAATTCAGGATCACAACTGTCTGAACAAGGAGGAGAAGATTACTTTCGACTGCCACCAATTCTTGCACCATTCCTTGAACAGAGTCCACCAACTATTGCCTCGACTAATAAAATAGAATCATCCGAATCGAGCAGTGGACAAAATCATGACTCCAGTGTTTCCAGTGTTCTAAGTTCCGATAACGAAGAGCTGAATGTCAAAGAAATCGAAAAAGACGTAGAAATCGATAATCCGGCAGTAGACGAAATAATTCAGGCGCCATCAAAAACAATCGAATCCTCTTCAATTATTGAGCAGTCTAATGAACATCATATAAAACCACAAGAAAATGGGAACAACAattcggattccggaaggggaACGTCTGAGACTTCTTCGAGCACCAATTTGTTGGATGAGTTAAATAACGACAAAGTGTCCACTCTATCCACGGTGTCCAACAAAACAACTTCCGATTCGATTATAACAACATCCTCTATCTCAGAGAATGATTCAAACCGGGCAACGATATCGCAAAAACCAAAGCCGGTAGGCCCAATGAAAAGACACGGAATGGGAACGCTAGTTCGAACAAACACTACCCGAAGTAACACAGTTATGAACAATGTCAACAGTTTAGCAAATACATCGAACTTGGCCAGCTCTCCAACAGTAAACTCCAACTCATCCATCACCGGGGCTCCTAGTGTGCCGATCAATATCACTACCAATAGCAATTACGTGCCACCTTCCAAATCAAAGCTGAACGAGCGCGAACGAGAGCAGGGAGGTGACTATCTTATTGAAATCTGCGGACGTTACCTGAACGTGTACGGGATGGGTGCCCTGAGGTTTATCGACAAGCAGTGGAACATGACGAAAGCCTCCGATGTGCACACGGTCAAGTTCAGTTACATCAACTTCAACAGCATCACAGCGATTCTCTGCCGGATAAAGATCCGCTTCGTGAACGCTGAAAACTTCATCTTTCGTGAAACGAACATCACCTGTCTGGGCCAAATCAACGCACTTGCCGAAAGTCAAGGGATAGCTTCGTTGACCATCGACCCGGAAGGAAATCCAATCACCAGCAAACCTTGGCGCAACTATGCCATCTATCGACTGTCCCATTGGGGCCTCAAACAAATCAACAGCATTGAAATTACCGAGGAAGAGGTACAAGAAGCAGAAAATATGTACGCCGGGCTTTCTGACTTGGTTCTTTGGTCCTTGCCGGAAGGTCTGCTGCAGCCTCTTTTGCAACGACTGAGACTGGAGGAAACTGCACATGCCACAAAAATGACCGCCAAGGAGTGGCTAATGCAAGCTGATTCCTCACTAAAGAACATtgttggaaaggaggctctccagTGGAAGAAGCACAGCACAAGTCAGGATGATGCCGTGATGCGTGCCAAGGGAAAGGCGTATTTCGCACGTATGCTTGATAACACCTGCAATGCGGTCGACAAACTGCAACAGCTCGAACACACGTGGCCCACGCTGTTGATGGAGCTAATACGAAACACTCTTATTGACTACTCGCAGATTGATGTCTACGTGCGAAATATGATGTTAGACCTGCTGAAATGA
- the LOC134225733 gene encoding uncharacterized protein LOC134225733, which yields MNHPKMEITLSVDEENALTLYEELERTDINTLNLNVDCCCGLLRTSPFHQPKSKSSSRERLRADSGVSSDDELHADNCSQTSEHNSESRESECDHDHEHHDHHLFHLRPSGRAHHGHRSRSSLDRRNERYRSFGLLESNILNSFQLQNFRRKTTGGYDSASSSGQTSYSSTTSSMIEDISDKIEEIGKLDTNIHSLMYKSVEVHNDILSLEATTNRLLADTKQLSDDLDDVRYLDELITILNGDIGPVIHREWPYEILFDTPIEEGTPVT from the exons ATGAATCACCCAAAGATGGAAATAACGCTCTCGGTGGATGAGGAAAACGCGCTGACCTTGTACGAAGAACTTGAGCGAACCGACATCAACACCTTGAACCTGAACGTGGACTGCTGTTGCGGTCTGCTTCGGACGTCCCCCTTCCACCAGCCCAAATCCAAATCGAGCTCTCGGGAAAGGCTTCGTGCCGACTCCGGAGTGTCCAGTGACGACGAGTTACACGCCGACAATTGTTCACAGACCTCAGAGCACAATAGCGAAAGTCGCGAATCGGAATGCGATCACGACCACGAACACCATGACCACCATTTATTTCATCTTCGGCCGAGCGGTAGAGCACACCATGGACATCGCAGTAGATCGAGTCTGGATCGAAGGAACGAACGGTACCGCAGTTTTGGTCTGCTGGAGTCGAACATTTTAAACTCGTTTCAGTTGCAAAATTTTCGACGGAAAACTACGGGTGGTTACGACTCTGCTAGTTCGTCCGGGCAAACCAGTTATAGTTCTACTACGTCGAGCATGATTGAGGACATTTCTGATAAAATAGAGGAGATTGGAAAACTGGACACCAACATTCACTCGCTCATGTACAAATCAGTTGAGGTGCATAATGATATTTTG TCGCTTGAGGCAACTACAAATCGTCTATTGGCGGATACCAAACAGCTATCAGATGACCTTGACGATGTTCGTTACCTGGACGAGCTGATAACGATTCTGAACGGCGACATTGGGCCCGTCATACACCGCGAGTGGCCGTACGAAATCCTATTCGACACACCGATAGAAGAAGGCACCCCGGTTACGTGA